A window of Thermococcus aggregans contains these coding sequences:
- a CDS encoding DNA-binding protein — protein sequence MEVLKWLEEGYDNARDIVDLPWKVTKKSDGVYLAEYPKIPFVLNVVIDKEFVHLIVPLGVDTVALEVPERLKVYHSLLMLNDKLNLIKFCITGMNEEITLRVDLDRKTLGKGEFNDALTSLLIGLNEVIRALGLEEEFAMAVFERIVMMVLERLEKGAKKEDILNFWSSRLEWIQKMPKNSLGKYLKNQSQVKTLATSDYFSISSSISFLHNFQWKQNS from the coding sequence GTGGAAGTACTCAAATGGTTGGAAGAGGGGTATGACAATGCGAGGGATATAGTGGACCTCCCGTGGAAAGTGACAAAAAAGTCAGATGGGGTTTATTTGGCTGAATATCCAAAAATACCATTTGTTCTTAATGTAGTAATAGATAAGGAATTTGTTCATCTGATAGTCCCTCTTGGCGTTGATACCGTTGCTTTAGAAGTGCCAGAGCGCTTGAAAGTTTACCACTCTCTTTTGATGCTTAACGACAAGTTGAACCTGATAAAGTTCTGCATAACTGGGATGAACGAGGAAATAACTTTAAGAGTCGACTTGGACAGGAAAACTCTTGGGAAAGGCGAATTTAACGATGCTCTCACGAGCCTGTTAATTGGTTTGAACGAGGTTATAAGGGCTCTGGGACTCGAAGAAGAGTTCGCCATGGCAGTTTTTGAAAGAATTGTGATGATGGTATTGGAACGACTTGAGAAGGGCGCCAAAAAAGAGGATATTCTGAACTTTTGGTCGTCAAGGTTGGAATGGATCCAAAAGATGCCGAAGAATTCCTTAGGGAAATACTTGAAAAATCAAAGTCAAGTGAAGACGTTGGCTACTTCTGACTACTTCTCAATTTCCAGTTCC